In Oscillatoria acuminata PCC 6304, a single window of DNA contains:
- a CDS encoding hybrid sensor histidine kinase/response regulator yields MDSNQSSNYLAKILVVDDTPDNLRVLSAILSEQGYQVGKALNGQVALMASKQLKPDLILLDINMPQMNGYEVCKHLKSNSETGDIPIIFISALDDVLDKVKAFEMGGLDYITKPFQSAEVISRVKNQLNLRFLQLKLKEQNIALETEIQEHKKAKTALEFSEAQNLALLNAIPDLMLRLSAEGTLLDYRISLSLLHETPRTETPESTGSTSSVSARLNRDFHQFAIREAGTLERDWMGKNLAEIWTEDLAFWMMHYVQEVLLTSDIKIGEFVQQIEGKWQGYEARFVKSGSNEVLAIVRDISERKQAEVLQLQNEALLRSQKQQLEQALQDLKQAQSQLVQNEKMVSLGHLVAGIAHEINNPVNFIYGNIPCILQYIEEILEVLHLYENNCQKNPAIQQLTEKIDLPFVKNDLHQILDSMQNGTERIRELVISLRNFSRLDEADMKPVDIHEGIDSTLLLLKHRMEPEEHLPGIEVIKNYGNLPEVTCYASQINQVLMHLLNNAIDALKEVGIQWQQTHPSLPTSPAPMLQIQITTELTDNQAIAIRIADNGPGIPEALQSQLFDPFFTTKPVGSGTGLGLSISYQVVVNQHKGQLMCYSSPGKGSEFVVRIPIH; encoded by the coding sequence ATGGACTCTAATCAATCCTCCAATTATCTCGCCAAAATTTTAGTCGTTGATGATACGCCGGATAACTTGCGCGTTTTGTCAGCGATTTTATCAGAACAAGGATATCAGGTGGGCAAAGCCTTGAATGGACAAGTCGCGCTCATGGCCTCCAAACAATTAAAGCCAGACTTGATTTTGCTCGATATTAATATGCCTCAAATGAATGGGTATGAAGTCTGCAAACATTTAAAATCTAATTCTGAAACGGGGGATATTCCAATTATTTTTATTAGCGCATTGGATGATGTCCTTGATAAAGTCAAGGCATTTGAAATGGGGGGATTGGATTATATCACGAAGCCTTTTCAATCTGCCGAGGTGATCTCGCGGGTTAAAAATCAGTTAAATTTACGGTTTCTCCAGCTTAAGCTGAAAGAACAAAATATCGCCTTAGAAACTGAAATTCAAGAGCATAAAAAAGCAAAAACTGCCTTAGAATTTAGTGAAGCACAAAATCTCGCCCTCCTCAATGCCATTCCGGATCTGATGCTGCGGTTAAGTGCTGAGGGGACTTTGTTAGATTATCGGATTTCTCTCTCCCTCCTCCATGAGACCCCTCGGACAGAAACCCCAGAATCAACCGGGTCAACCTCATCGGTTAGTGCAAGATTGAACCGGGATTTTCATCAATTTGCGATTCGGGAAGCTGGAACCCTAGAACGAGATTGGATGGGGAAAAATTTGGCAGAAATTTGGACCGAGGATTTGGCTTTTTGGATGATGCATTATGTCCAGGAAGTCCTGTTAACTTCTGATATTAAAATTGGGGAGTTTGTACAGCAGATTGAGGGCAAGTGGCAGGGGTATGAAGCGCGGTTTGTCAAAAGTGGCTCGAATGAAGTGCTGGCGATCGTCCGGGATATTTCTGAACGAAAGCAAGCGGAAGTCCTACAACTGCAAAATGAAGCGTTGTTGCGATCACAAAAGCAGCAACTCGAACAAGCCTTACAAGACCTCAAACAAGCCCAATCTCAACTGGTTCAGAATGAAAAAATGGTCTCCCTGGGCCATCTCGTCGCTGGGATTGCTCACGAAATTAATAACCCGGTCAACTTTATTTATGGCAATATTCCTTGTATTCTCCAATATATAGAAGAAATCCTCGAAGTGCTTCACCTTTACGAAAATAATTGTCAAAAAAATCCCGCAATTCAACAGTTAACAGAAAAGATTGATCTACCATTTGTTAAGAATGACTTACACCAGATCCTCGATTCGATGCAAAATGGAACGGAGCGAATTCGAGAACTGGTGATTTCTTTGCGAAACTTCTCACGATTGGATGAAGCGGATATGAAGCCTGTGGATATTCATGAGGGAATTGACAGTACATTGTTGCTGTTAAAACACCGCATGGAACCGGAAGAACATCTTCCCGGAATTGAGGTGATTAAAAACTATGGGAATCTGCCGGAAGTTACTTGCTATGCCAGTCAAATCAACCAAGTGTTGATGCACCTGCTGAATAATGCGATCGATGCTTTAAAAGAAGTTGGGATTCAATGGCAGCAGACCCATCCAAGCCTTCCCACCTCGCCTGCGCCGATGCTCCAGATTCAGATTACAACTGAGTTGACGGATAATCAGGCGATCGCCATTCGGATTGCCGATAATGGTCCGGGAATTCCCGAGGCATTACAATCTCAGTTATTTGACCCCTTTTTTACCACAAAACCCGTTGGCAGTGGCACTGGATTAGGGCTATCCATTAGCTATCAAGTGGTTGTGAATCAACATAAAGGACAGTTAATGTGCTATTCCTCCCCCGGAAAAGGGTCCGAGTTTGTGGTGCGGATTCCCATTCATTAA
- a CDS encoding response regulator, with protein MPKQEIDWSKTDILIVDDTPDNLRVLSAVLEQQGGAVRKALNGVVALNSCEKQLPDLILLDIRMPEMDGYEVCRCLKSNPQTADIPVIFISALDSTFDKVQAFQEGGADYITKPFQSAEVMARIAYQLTIQQQQQQLAAQNAQLQQLNAELKRSNEDLEAFAYAVAHDLTSPLQTIVSTADLAEYHYQDCLGSKGRKYMEHIIQSALRMKQMMDSLLAYSKVGVDRPSFKPTSCKTTLEAALANLQEQIATSGATITHSELPTVMAESPLLICLFQNLISNGIKFCQPGILPVINISAQAFQENQWEIRVQDNGIGIAPKNFHRLFQMFQRLNTDHPYPGSGIGIALCKKIVERHGGQIWVESQVGVGTSFYFTLPSC; from the coding sequence ATGCCAAAGCAGGAGATTGACTGGTCAAAAACTGATATTTTAATTGTGGATGACACTCCCGACAATCTGCGGGTTTTGTCGGCAGTTTTGGAACAACAAGGGGGGGCGGTCCGCAAAGCCTTAAACGGAGTCGTTGCCCTCAACTCCTGTGAAAAACAATTACCAGATTTGATTTTGCTGGACATTAGAATGCCGGAAATGGATGGATATGAAGTCTGTCGATGCTTGAAGTCTAATCCCCAAACCGCCGATATTCCGGTAATTTTTATCAGCGCTTTGGACAGTACCTTTGATAAAGTTCAAGCGTTTCAAGAAGGCGGTGCAGACTATATTACTAAACCGTTTCAATCGGCAGAAGTAATGGCCCGAATCGCCTACCAACTCACCATCCAACAACAACAGCAACAACTCGCGGCTCAAAATGCCCAACTCCAACAGTTGAATGCTGAATTAAAACGGTCTAATGAGGATTTAGAAGCCTTTGCTTATGCGGTGGCTCATGATTTGACTTCTCCCCTCCAAACTATTGTTTCCACGGCGGATTTAGCTGAATATCACTACCAAGATTGCTTGGGAAGTAAGGGCCGAAAATATATGGAGCATATCATTCAATCGGCACTTCGGATGAAGCAAATGATGGATAGTTTGCTGGCTTATTCCAAGGTGGGAGTCGATCGCCCCAGTTTTAAGCCAACTTCTTGCAAAACGACCCTAGAAGCCGCTTTAGCAAATTTACAGGAGCAAATTGCCACCAGTGGCGCGACGATTACCCATTCAGAACTCCCCACCGTCATGGCAGAGAGTCCCCTATTAATCTGCCTTTTCCAAAACTTGATTAGCAATGGAATTAAATTTTGCCAACCGGGAATTTTGCCAGTTATTAATATTTCTGCTCAGGCTTTTCAAGAAAACCAATGGGAGATTCGAGTTCAGGATAATGGCATTGGAATTGCTCCAAAAAATTTTCATCGCCTATTCCAAATGTTTCAACGCTTAAACACGGATCACCCTTATCCTGGAAGTGGGATCGGCATTGCCCTTTGCAAAAAAATTGTGGAGCGTCATGGGGGGCAAATCTGGGTAGAATCTCAGGTGGGTGTCGGCACAAGTTTTTATTTTACCCTGCCTTCTTGTTAA
- a CDS encoding PAS domain S-box protein, protein MLSNFNPVQPLAIQSTIIDQQGLFIAPGTSLLDLIPRMSQQRASCALVVENERLLGILTERDIVRITAQSIELETVLVREIMTPNPITICLSSDVDILSILSCLHQHQIRHLPALDATGKILGVITQNSLRAAMKPTDLLKLKCVNQAMTTTVVHASPTISLLEITKMMASHRISCIVITEIREEGSPIPIGILTERDIVQFRALNLDLPSTFAQTVMSSPLLPIQSTDTLWNAHQQMEIHRIRRLVVINEAGILVGILTESSLLQALDPLEMYSTLEVLRKQLDQGTDELNQINQRLQQEIALREQELQQRLLLKAQLKEHNAQIQKALQQQIHAQNSLQLIVEGTARTTGNNFFQSCTHYLAEIFQVRYALIAELIAPEKTIARTLAFWTGETHGENLEYSLAGTPCEQVIADQPCLYQDSVPSLFPDDLSLVELNVVSYMGTALKDSEGTVIGLLALMDTQPIEIKEEKVMISQVFAARAGAELERFQAEQTLQESERFIQQIAQTSPNLLYIYDLVENRNIYSNRFVAEVLGYSPEEIAGMGAELLPIILHPDDLAKMFEKVEKISQMDSGEIFEHQYRLRDVQGDWRTFFVRELVFERTPEGAVKQILGTAIDMTAYQEAQNQLRLRSAAMGVASDGIAILDADGNYTYLNHAHAQVFGYKSPCELVGQNWTRLYSREEAERVMAEGVSQLLEQGFFYMESLGLRADGTEFLHETSVTLLPSGERICIVRDCTERAQAQADLKASKERLQLALEGSDLGLWDWNLATGETYFSPQWKKMIGYEDEEIENTYESWRGLVHPDDFHGVDVALHQCLSNPVSVYKVEFRMRSKSGEWKWIFAQGKVVEFDAEGNPQRMAGTHKDISELKQGEAERSQLLEREHQARMEAEAERNRVKTILESITDGFFAVDRNWTVIYLNSQAEVLLHKNRSEMLGNHLWDLFPDAIHSEFYRQYHRAVREQVPIELVEFYPALNTWFEVHSYPSKEGLSIYFQDVTESIKAQDELRANEQFLRSIYEGIDAAVFIVDVLENGQFRYVGINPHHERLSGLRSTELKGKTPEEVLPQDSAQQVLNHYRTCVERRERISYEECLIVQGRETWWISNLTPLFDSSDRIIRLIGTCFNITERKQVEIALEQQLKREQLLASIQERIRSSLKLEEILGTAVEEVRQFLSTDRVVIYRLLPDETRQLVTESVACEWQSLFSESSPQNLLKDESVPPYKTDKFIAIESVENSPEIPPSRIQFLQGLGVKSKLIVPILKDENLWGLLIAHHCQGPRSWHPYEIESIRQIALQLAIALQQSELFEQAQSEINERKKAETSLLESQQFVQKIADTSPNLLYIYDIKEQRNIYSNREIAEILGYSPQQIIEMGNNLLPSIIHPDDWIKLPEHFANLSQLEPGEIVDLEYRMQNSQGEWCYILSRETGFFRTPEGEVTQLLGTATDITKLKETEAALRESAEREKALAAAIQTIRRSLDLDTIFAATTQELRTCIDCDRVAIYQFDMNYQGQFVAESINGDWISFLQQSNNPPQLLSNSESEPYCRIEAMLKSPNLWPDSYLMENPAILQDPDKMCLVVEDVNLANFSSCYQDRLEQFGIRAYVIVSIFCGSKIWGLLAAYQHSGPRKWKASDRNIVMQIGTQLGVALQQAELLEQKQQQSEALQQAAIAAEAANRAKSEFLANMSHELRTPLNAILGFAQVMNGDKALTPTQHRQLQIINRAGAHLLDLINDILEMSKIEAGRTLLNPGDFDLHLLLQTLEEILQGKAREKGLQLIFKIDPNLPHRVTTDEGKLRQVLINLLGNAIKFTATGQVILRVTSQLVNEQPILDSRVVLSPQPSTNPLTRLNFEIEDTGPGISSEEIGQLFRAFGQTETGRKSQQGTGLGLALSQKFTQLMGGEISVSSNLGQGSIFAFYIQVQTLETFERLPASVGVTPIIGLAPNQRQYRILAVDDVFESRLLLQQILTNVGFEVQEAENGREAIDLWHSWQPDLILMDMRMPIMDGFEATQEIKSQLSNPSPIIIAITASAFEEDRAQMLSIGCDDFIRKPFQTPELLAKIGQHLGVQYQYADSMNDATLFQGSESREEQLTPEDLSRYLRQMPSEWIAQVYDFAGRCIDDKILELLNRIPAEQQPLARVISELANNFQFTQIMELIDNAKAGD, encoded by the coding sequence ATGTTATCCAATTTTAACCCAGTACAACCCTTGGCCATTCAGTCTACTATTATAGACCAACAAGGTTTATTTATTGCCCCTGGAACATCCCTACTGGACTTAATTCCCCGCATGAGCCAGCAGCGAGCCAGTTGTGCCTTAGTTGTAGAAAATGAGCGATTGTTAGGCATTTTGACCGAACGGGATATTGTCCGAATTACGGCTCAATCAATCGAACTAGAGACAGTCTTGGTAAGAGAAATCATGACTCCGAATCCGATTACCATTTGCCTGTCTTCCGATGTCGATATTTTGTCTATTCTTAGCTGCCTCCATCAGCATCAGATCCGTCATTTACCCGCTTTAGATGCTACGGGTAAAATCTTGGGAGTGATTACCCAAAATAGTCTGAGGGCCGCGATGAAGCCTACAGATTTATTAAAATTGAAATGCGTGAATCAGGCGATGACTACAACGGTGGTTCATGCGTCTCCAACGATTTCGCTATTAGAAATCACGAAAATGATGGCATCCCATCGGATTAGCTGTATTGTGATTACAGAAATTCGAGAGGAGGGTAGTCCCATCCCGATTGGGATTCTCACCGAACGGGATATTGTGCAATTTAGAGCTTTAAATTTAGACTTGCCCTCCACCTTTGCGCAAACGGTGATGAGTTCTCCGTTGTTGCCGATTCAATCCACAGATACCTTATGGAATGCTCATCAACAGATGGAAATCCATCGAATTCGGCGCTTAGTGGTGATTAATGAAGCGGGAATTTTGGTAGGAATTCTGACCGAAAGTAGTTTGTTACAAGCCCTTGATCCCTTGGAAATGTATTCTACTTTAGAGGTATTGCGAAAACAACTCGACCAAGGCACAGATGAATTAAATCAAATCAACCAGCGCTTACAGCAAGAAATCGCCCTGCGGGAACAGGAATTGCAGCAGCGGTTGCTCCTAAAAGCCCAATTAAAAGAACATAATGCTCAGATCCAGAAGGCACTACAACAACAAATTCATGCTCAAAATTCCCTGCAATTAATCGTTGAAGGAACAGCCCGAACAACCGGCAACAATTTCTTTCAGTCTTGTACCCACTATCTGGCCGAAATTTTCCAAGTTCGCTATGCTTTGATTGCTGAATTAATTGCTCCAGAAAAAACCATAGCCCGGACCTTGGCATTTTGGACGGGGGAAACTCATGGCGAGAATTTAGAGTATTCTCTGGCGGGAACGCCCTGCGAACAAGTCATAGCGGATCAACCCTGTTTGTACCAGGATTCCGTGCCATCTTTATTTCCAGATGATTTGAGCTTGGTGGAACTGAATGTCGTCAGCTATATGGGAACTGCCCTCAAGGATTCTGAGGGGACTGTGATTGGTTTGTTGGCGCTGATGGATACCCAGCCGATCGAGATTAAAGAAGAGAAAGTGATGATTTCTCAGGTTTTTGCAGCTCGTGCGGGTGCAGAATTGGAGCGGTTTCAAGCCGAGCAAACATTACAGGAGAGCGAGCGATTTATTCAGCAAATTGCTCAGACTTCTCCTAATTTATTATATATTTATGACTTGGTTGAAAATCGCAACATTTACAGCAATCGCTTTGTAGCTGAGGTGTTAGGTTATTCCCCCGAAGAAATTGCAGGAATGGGAGCAGAGTTACTGCCCATAATTCTCCACCCTGATGATTTGGCTAAAATGTTTGAAAAGGTGGAAAAAATTTCCCAGATGGATAGCGGGGAGATTTTTGAACATCAGTATCGTCTCCGAGATGTTCAAGGAGACTGGCGGACTTTCTTCGTGCGGGAACTGGTTTTTGAACGGACCCCAGAAGGGGCGGTCAAACAAATTCTGGGGACAGCGATCGATATGACCGCTTACCAGGAAGCTCAAAACCAATTGCGCCTGCGATCGGCAGCAATGGGCGTTGCCAGCGATGGAATTGCCATTTTAGATGCCGACGGAAATTACACCTATTTGAATCACGCCCATGCCCAAGTTTTTGGATACAAAAGTCCCTGTGAATTAGTGGGTCAAAATTGGACCCGACTCTATTCTAGAGAAGAAGCGGAACGAGTCATGGCTGAAGGGGTTTCCCAATTGCTAGAACAGGGGTTTTTCTATATGGAAAGTCTCGGGTTACGCGCCGATGGGACGGAATTTCTTCATGAGACTTCCGTGACTCTGCTGCCGAGTGGAGAGCGAATTTGTATTGTTCGGGACTGTACAGAACGCGCTCAAGCACAAGCGGATCTAAAAGCCAGTAAAGAACGGCTACAACTGGCGTTAGAAGGGAGTGATTTAGGATTATGGGATTGGAATCTTGCCACAGGAGAAACGTATTTTTCTCCCCAGTGGAAAAAGATGATTGGCTATGAGGATGAGGAAATAGAAAATACCTACGAATCTTGGCGAGGACTGGTGCATCCTGATGATTTTCATGGGGTAGATGTGGCATTACATCAGTGTTTGAGTAACCCGGTTTCGGTGTACAAAGTTGAGTTTCGGATGCGGAGCAAGTCGGGAGAGTGGAAGTGGATTTTTGCCCAGGGTAAGGTCGTGGAATTCGATGCAGAAGGGAACCCCCAGCGGATGGCGGGAACCCATAAAGATATTAGTGAACTCAAGCAAGGGGAAGCGGAGCGATCGCAATTACTAGAGCGAGAACATCAAGCCCGAATGGAAGCAGAAGCGGAGCGCAACCGCGTCAAAACTATCCTAGAAAGTATTACCGATGGATTCTTTGCGGTCGATCGCAACTGGACGGTGATTTATCTAAATTCCCAAGCGGAGGTCCTCTTACATAAAAATCGCAGTGAAATGCTGGGAAATCATTTATGGGACCTGTTTCCTGATGCGATTCATTCAGAATTTTACCGGCAATATCATCGGGCAGTTAGGGAACAAGTTCCCATTGAATTGGTAGAGTTTTATCCGGCACTTAATACTTGGTTTGAAGTGCATAGCTATCCCAGTAAAGAAGGGCTATCAATTTATTTTCAAGATGTAACTGAAAGCATCAAAGCCCAAGATGAACTGCGCGCCAATGAACAGTTTTTACGCAGCATTTATGAGGGAATTGATGCGGCAGTATTTATTGTGGATGTACTGGAGAATGGCCAGTTTCGATATGTGGGAATTAATCCCCATCATGAGCGGTTGTCCGGATTGCGCTCCACGGAGTTAAAAGGGAAAACACCAGAGGAAGTATTACCCCAGGACAGCGCACAGCAGGTTTTGAACCATTATCGCACTTGTGTGGAACGGCGCGAGCGAATTAGTTATGAAGAATGTTTGATCGTGCAAGGTCGAGAGACTTGGTGGATTTCTAACTTAACCCCGCTCTTTGATAGCAGCGATCGCATTATCCGGTTGATTGGCACTTGCTTTAATATTACCGAACGCAAACAAGTGGAAATTGCCCTAGAGCAACAACTCAAACGGGAACAGCTTCTGGCGTCCATTCAAGAGCGGATTCGCTCCTCTTTGAAGTTGGAAGAAATTCTGGGGACAGCAGTGGAGGAAGTCCGGCAATTTCTCTCTACGGACCGTGTGGTAATTTACCGCCTCTTGCCTGATGAAACCCGGCAGCTTGTGACCGAATCTGTGGCCTGTGAATGGCAAAGTTTATTTTCGGAAAGTTCTCCCCAGAATCTGTTGAAGGATGAATCCGTTCCTCCTTACAAAACTGATAAATTTATAGCCATTGAATCCGTAGAAAATTCTCCCGAAATTCCGCCTTCACGAATACAGTTTTTGCAGGGGTTAGGGGTAAAATCAAAACTGATAGTACCAATTTTAAAAGATGAAAACCTCTGGGGACTATTGATAGCTCATCACTGCCAAGGACCAAGAAGCTGGCATCCGTATGAAATCGAATCTATCCGACAAATAGCGCTGCAACTGGCGATCGCACTCCAGCAATCCGAACTCTTTGAACAAGCGCAATCTGAAATTAACGAGCGTAAAAAAGCCGAAACTTCTTTATTAGAAAGCCAGCAGTTTGTCCAAAAAATTGCTGATACTTCACCCAATCTTCTCTATATCTATGATATTAAAGAACAGCGCAACATTTACTCAAACCGCGAAATAGCTGAAATTCTCGGGTATTCGCCGCAACAAATTATCGAGATGGGAAATAATCTGCTGCCCTCGATTATTCATCCCGATGACTGGATTAAACTCCCCGAACATTTTGCTAATTTATCCCAACTTGAACCGGGAGAAATTGTGGATTTGGAGTACAGAATGCAGAATTCTCAGGGAGAATGGTGCTACATTCTGAGTCGGGAAACTGGATTTTTCCGAACCCCGGAAGGTGAGGTGACCCAACTGCTGGGAACGGCAACGGATATTACGAAACTGAAGGAAACTGAGGCGGCGTTGCGGGAAAGCGCCGAACGGGAGAAGGCCCTGGCTGCGGCCATTCAAACGATTCGCCGATCGCTAGATTTAGATACCATTTTTGCGGCAACCACCCAAGAATTACGAACTTGTATTGACTGCGATCGCGTGGCAATCTACCAATTTGATATGAATTATCAGGGTCAGTTTGTGGCGGAATCGATTAACGGAGACTGGATCTCTTTCTTGCAACAGTCCAATAATCCCCCGCAACTGTTATCCAATTCCGAAAGCGAGCCCTATTGTCGAATCGAAGCAATGTTAAAATCTCCCAATTTATGGCCGGATAGCTACTTGATGGAAAATCCAGCTATTTTACAAGACCCGGACAAAATGTGCTTAGTGGTAGAAGATGTGAATCTGGCCAATTTTAGCTCTTGTTATCAGGACCGCTTAGAGCAATTTGGCATCCGCGCTTATGTGATTGTTTCAATTTTCTGTGGGTCTAAAATCTGGGGATTGTTAGCCGCTTATCAACATTCAGGCCCTCGAAAATGGAAAGCCAGCGATCGCAACATTGTCATGCAAATCGGCACACAATTGGGCGTCGCCTTGCAGCAAGCGGAATTGCTGGAACAGAAGCAGCAGCAATCCGAGGCGTTACAACAAGCGGCGATCGCAGCTGAAGCCGCCAACCGTGCTAAAAGTGAATTTCTGGCCAATATGAGTCATGAATTGCGGACTCCCCTGAATGCTATCCTGGGATTTGCTCAAGTGATGAATGGGGATAAGGCACTCACCCCCACCCAGCATCGGCAACTCCAAATTATCAACCGCGCCGGTGCTCACTTGCTGGACCTGATTAACGATATTTTAGAAATGTCTAAAATTGAAGCCGGGAGAACCCTGCTCAACCCAGGCGATTTTGACCTTCATCTGCTGTTACAAACCTTGGAAGAAATCCTGCAAGGTAAAGCCCGAGAAAAAGGCTTGCAGCTTATTTTTAAAATTGACCCCAACTTGCCGCATCGGGTAACCACCGATGAAGGAAAATTGCGGCAGGTCCTGATTAATCTACTCGGAAATGCCATCAAATTTACCGCCACAGGACAAGTGATTTTACGAGTTACCTCCCAACTGGTGAATGAGCAACCGATACTGGATTCGAGGGTCGTTCTATCCCCGCAACCCTCAACGAATCCCCTAACTCGTCTAAACTTTGAAATTGAAGACACGGGACCGGGAATTTCCTCCGAAGAAATCGGCCAACTCTTTCGGGCTTTTGGACAAACGGAAACGGGACGAAAATCTCAGCAAGGCACTGGATTGGGACTGGCACTGAGTCAGAAATTTACCCAATTGATGGGGGGAGAAATTAGCGTCAGCAGTAACCTGGGGCAGGGGAGCATTTTTGCATTTTATATCCAGGTTCAAACCCTAGAGACCTTTGAACGCCTTCCCGCCTCAGTGGGGGTTACCCCCATCATCGGATTAGCCCCCAATCAACGGCAATATCGCATTTTAGCCGTAGATGATGTTTTTGAAAGTCGCCTGCTGTTACAACAAATTCTCACGAATGTGGGATTTGAAGTACAAGAAGCAGAAAATGGTCGAGAGGCGATCGACTTGTGGCACAGTTGGCAACCGGATTTAATTTTAATGGATATGCGGATGCCTATCATGGATGGATTTGAGGCAACCCAAGAAATTAAATCCCAATTATCCAATCCATCCCCAATTATTATCGCCATAACTGCCAGTGCCTTTGAAGAAGATCGGGCGCAGATGCTCTCCATTGGCTGTGATGATTTTATCCGCAAACCCTTTCAAACCCCAGAGTTATTAGCCAAAATCGGTCAGCACTTAGGGGTTCAGTATCAGTATGCTGATTCCATGAACGATGCCACATTGTTTCAAGGTTCTGAATCCAGAGAAGAACAACTGACCCCTGAAGATTTGAGCCGATATTTACGGCAAATGCCGTCCGAGTGGATCGCACAAGTCTATGACTTTGCCGGTCGCTGTATTGATGATAAAATTCTGGAATTGCTCAATCGGATTCCTGCGGAACAACAGCCTCTCGCCCGAGTCATCTCTGAATTGGCAAATAATTTTCAATTCACGCAGATTATGGAGCTTATCGACAATGCCAAAGCAGGAGATTGA